Proteins encoded together in one Ptiloglossa arizonensis isolate GNS036 chromosome 9, iyPtiAriz1_principal, whole genome shotgun sequence window:
- the LOC143151741 gene encoding uncharacterized protein LOC143151741 isoform X1: protein MSHRDISEVEPEGTSALAVGSRSLFLETVRRSNAACQNGDYALAASLYTEALALDPLSHVLYSNRSAARLKMGLFALALQDAVRATELSPQWPKAYYRQGVALQCLGRHGEALVAFSTGLAHDPSNCQLLSGLVEASLKSPLRATLEPTFQQLRAMKLDESPFVVISVVGQELLGAGQYKAAAGVLEAALTIGSCSLKLRGSVFSALSSAYWALNSLDKAINYMQQDLGVARSLGDTQGECRAHGNLGSAYFSKGSFKEALTAHRYQLVLAMKCKDTQAAASALTSLGHVYTAIGDLPNALASHKQCVQLVKQMGDRLQEAREIGNVGAVYLAMGEFESAVDCHTQHLRIARRLGDRVEEARAFSNLGSSHHYRRNFGQAMAYHENVLRIAQELGDRAIEMRAYAGLGHAARCAGDLAQAKLWHQRQLDVALATKDKVAEGRACSNLGIVYQLLGEHEAALKLHQAHLGIARSLGDKAGMGRAYGNIGNAYNALGYYEQAIKYHKQELTISKEVNDRSSEASTHGNLAVAYQAVQGHEAALRHYRAHLAIARELKDTAGEACALLNLANCLSSRGRFEEAVPYYENYLMLSQELHDVEGEAKACHFLGYAHYCLGNHREAVRYYDQDLALAKDLQDKSGMGRAYCNLGLAHLALENLDTALECQKYYLGKNLLCLYNCKKKNFKVYIIFLYVAIAHMTKHLAGKFRALGNIGDCLLRLGEAEEAIKMHQRQLNLARQAGDRSLEAAAYGALGIAHRTIKNLDKALGFHTQELTLRQEAGDLRGECRAHGNLGAVHMALGQYTHAVKCYQEQLERAKELADSGVEAQALGNLGIARLNMAHYEDAIGYFEQQLATLEPLITGTALLDKARALGNLGDCYEALGDPEEAIKCHEQQLAAATKLKNIREQERAYRGLGRAREATGNLQEALVCFEKRLVAAHEVDSPESRGAAYGDLGRVHAALGNHEQAVSCLSHQLALARGLGDKAAEAEAASGLGAVHLLMNDPNSALRHHQLELSIAEGLDAAGLQARACANLGVTQEALGQFEEAIRLQEQSLSLAAAAGDQPARAAAFSSLGRLHHLCGDLSRALSYLQSGLSLSEGLGRREEAARLRHRLGLVHWEAGESVIAVEHLEKAANLLESLDGTSSVLTCGQPNKSELLSETYRMLQKVLISLNRAEEALNWAERSRRCKSNCLDDAAHYSEIIDRQRGVILYYSEVGCELHAWCLAPGRGLLRFHSTTLDDGMGLEKRVLQAREALLDETNELVEETKIPSRGHHLNASSYSLSSLFSVGSVSSRAGSARWGRGTKGPTWQPPLPIQVLYDLLLAPFEDLLPPARKELIMVVEKSLYLAPLPALQSNPGEDYLCERFSLLVVPSLAALRKRSKTPMPEGGATVAALVAGNPVLPEEIREEYGWSESVASTETESEIVAELLEARALTGAEATRLAVLRSLPDAECVHLTVPVFWNSSSLVLTADQCEEPSERPEYLLSYSDISKLRIAARLVVISSGHCWSSTENTTATSDGVQNLAKALLNAGAQCVLIGMWAVPPTAGSILLRAFYSAMLQGARASRALAEAMQTVQHTRHFAHPANWAGWLLVGGDARLSNKVALMGQALAELLRGGPEQSRDALRVTLHLVEKSLQRIHRGQKNAMYTTQRSIENKVGAATGWRELLMSVGFRFEPAGNGIPSSVFFPQSDPEERLTRCSASLQALLGLGPSSLHALARLLQAPEAAEDVIAAMRRASCATEGQEVTLPVQVWRASGSHELFASLGFDLMEVGQSEVTLRTGKQASRRAVQFALQALLALFDTQEAPKSLSLDSSSSMESLASVAHTEKNVIERPRLGGAFANYVRHRGEPDGKTMEPPNVPISTSRQPCQNGGGESDVAFTPSPPVALNLNHQTHIRNLYPDQSIRPGSSSSSSVTDWDNGHATVLRRQPLPPLPATILERLSVRTEIGSNSPRKPRHPTTTEDICSQSDSTQPAETHNQNLRNVATSLTSLTRELTPTISEVYHERNLGLGLAPSLSKLLEEVGSVPENEETQSTRVNHNQTQNWIQNESELCRRDEADGRSIAESQCSATSSNKIHRKAPPPPV from the exons ATGTCTCATAGGGATATCTCTGAG GTGGAGCCCGAAGGTACGTCGGCCTTGGCAGTTGGATCAAGGTCTCTATTCTTAGAGACAGTACGTCGTAGCAATGCAGCATGTCAAAACGGTGATTATGCACTTGCCGCAAGCTTGTACACAGAAGCTCTTGCTTTGGATCCACTCAGCCATGTGCTGTATTCAAACAGGTCAGCTGCTCGGCTCAAAATGGGTTTATTTGCACTTGCTCTTCAAGATGCTGTTAGAGCTACTGAACTTAGTCCTCAATGGCCAAAG GCATATTACCGTCAAGGAGTAGCATTACAATGTTTAGGGAGACATGGGGAGGCCCTTGTGGCCTTCAGTACAGGTCTGGCACATGATCCTTCTAACTGTCAATTATTATCTGGTTTGGTAGAAGCATCTTTAAAATCTCCACTACGTGCAACATTAGAACCAACATTTCAACAATTACGTGCAATGAAACTCGATGAATCTCCTTTTGTTGTTATATCTGTTGTTGGTCAAGAACTTCTTGGAGCAGGGCAGTATAAAGCAGCAGCTGGTGTATTAGAAGCTGCACTTACTATTGGTTCTtgtagtttaaaattaaggggTTCTGTATTTTCTGCTTTATCTAGTGCATATTGGGCATTAAATTCTTTGGACAAAGCTATCAATTATATGCAACAAGATTTAG gtGTGGCAAGATCTTTAGGAGATACACAGGGTGAATGTCGAGCTCATGGAAATCTGGGCTCTGCATATTTTAGCAAAGGCAGTTTTAAGGAAGCTTTAACAGCACACAGGTATCAATTGGTTTTAGCTATGAAGTGCAAAGACACTCAGGCAGCAGCTTCTGCTTTAACTAGCCTGGGTCACGTTTATACAGCTATTGGTGATTTACCAAATGCACTTGCTTCCCATAAGCAATGTGTACAGTTAGTAAAACAAATGGGAGATCGACTTCAGGAAGCACGAGAAATAGGTAACGTGGGAGCAGTTTATTTAGCAATGGGAGAATTTGAAAGTGCTGTTGATTGTCATACCCAGCACTTGAGAATAGCAAGACGATTAGGAGATCGTGTAGAGGAAGCAAGAGCTTTTAGTAACTTAGGATCATCTCATCACTATAGAAGAAATTTTGGTCAAGCAATGGCTTATCACGAAAATGTTCTAAGAATAGCTCAAGAACTCGGCGATAGAGCAATAGAAATGAGAGCATATGCTGGATTGGGTCATGCTGCAAGATGTGCAG GCGATCTTGCACAAGCCAAGCTGTGGCACCAGAGACAACTTGACGTTGCATTAGCTACAAAAGACAAAGTAGCTGAAGGACGAGCATGCAGCAACTTAGGAATAGTTTATCAGTTACTTGGTGAACATGAAGCTGCACTTAAATTGCATCAAGCTCACTTAGGAATTGCTAGATCATTAGGAGATAAAGCTGGTATGGGCAGAGCATATGGAAACATTGGAAATGCTTATAATGCATTAGGATATTATGAACAAGCTATTAAATATCATAAACAAGAATTAACCATAAGTAAAGAG GTCAATGATCGTAGTTCAGAAGCTAGTACACATGGGAATTTAGCAGTAGCGTATCAAGCTGTACAGGGACATGAAGCAGCATTAAGGCATTATAGAGCTCATTTAGCTATAGCACGCGAGTTAAAAGATACAGCTGGGGAAGCATGTGCTTTACTCAATCTTGCCAATTGTTTATCATCTCGTGGTAGATTTGAAGAAGCAGTTCCATATTATGAAAATTACCTTATGTTATCCCAGGAGTTACACGATGTAGAGGGAGAAGCAAAAGCGTGCCACTTCTTAGGTTACGCTCATTATTGTTTAGGTAATCATCGTGAAGCTGTTAGATATTACGATCAAGATTTGGCATTAGCTAAGGATTTACAGGATAAATCTGGTATGGGAAGAGCTTACTGCAATTTGGGATTAGCACATTTAGCTCTTGAAAATTTAGATACAGCATTAGAATGCCAAAAATATTACTTGGGTAAGAATTTATTATGTTTGtataattgcaaaaaaaaaaactttaaagtatatattatttttttatatgtagCTATTGCACATATGACTAAGCATTTAGctggaaaatttcgagctttGGGGAATATTGGTGATTGTCTCTTACGTCTTGGTGAAGCTGAGGAAGCCATTAAAATGCATCAACGACAATTAAATTTAGCACGACAGGCAGGTGATCGCAGTTTAGAAGCTGCTGCTTATGGAGCTTTAGGTATCGcgcatcgaacgataaaaaatcTTGATAAGGCATTAGGATTTCATACCCAAGAATTAACTTTAAGACAAGAAGCTGGAGATTTGCGTGGCGAGTGTAGAGCTCACGGAAACTTAGGTGCAGTACATATGGCATTGGGTCAATACACGCATGCAGTAAAATGTTATCAAGAGCAGCTTGAAAGAGCAAAAGAATTAGCGGATTCAGGAGTCGAAGCTCAAGCTCTAG gaaaCTTAGGGATAGCTAGACTTAACATGGCACATTATGAAGATGCAATTGGATACTTTGAACAGCAATTAGCAACTTTAGAACCACTAATTACGGGTACAGCTTTATTGGACAAAGCTAGAGCACTTGGAAATCTAGGTGACTGTTATGAAGCTTTAGGAGATCCAGAGGAAGCTATTAAATGTCATGAGCAGCAATTAGCAGCTGCTACAAAGTTGAAAAATATAAGAGAACAAGAAAGAGCATATCGAGGATTGGGTAGAGCTCGGGAAGCAACTGGAAATTTACAAGAGGCTTTGGTTTGCTTTGAAAAGAGATTAGTGGCTGCACATGAAGTAGATAGCCCTGAATCGAGAGGTGCAGCTTATGGAGATTTAG gcAGAGTGCATGCTGCATTAGGTAATCATGAACAAGCTGTTAGTTGTTTATCACATCAACTTGCTCTTGCTAGAGGACTTGGAGATAAAGCTGCTGAAGCAGAAGCAGCTAGTGGATTAGGAGCTGTTCACTTATTAATGAATGACCCAAATTCTGCATTGCGTCATCATCAATTGGAACTATCAATTGCTGAAGGTTTAGATGCAGCTGGATTACAAGCTAGAGCTTGTGCAAATTTAGGTGTAACTCAAGAAGCGTTAGGACAATTTGAAGAAGCTATAAGATTACAAGAACAATCGTTAAGCCTCGCAGCGGCAGCTGGAGATCAACCAGCAAGAGCAGCTGCATTTTCTAGCTTAGGACGACTTCATCATTTATGCGGTGACTTATCACGAGCCTTGAGTTACTTACAATCTGGACTATCACTGTCTGAAGGATtaggaagaagagaagaagcagCTAGATTAAGACACAGGCTTGGTCTTGTGCATTGGGAAGCTGGTGAATCAGTTATTGCTGTAGAACATTTAGAAAAGGCAGCAAATTTATTAGAATCATTAGATGGAACTTCTTCAGTTCTTACTTGTGGACAACCAAACAAGTCTGAATTGTTATCAGAAACATATAGAATGTTACAAAAAGTGTTAATCAGTTTAAATAGAGCCGAGGAAGCTCTAAATTGGGCGGAAAGATCAAGACGATGTAAGAGTAACTGTTTGGATGATGCTGCGCACTATTCAGAAATCATTGACAGACAACGTGgagttattttatattatag tgAAGTCGGATGTGAATTGCATGCTTGGTGCTTAGCTCCAGGTCGAGGACTGTTGCGATTTCATTCTACTACTTTGGATGATGGAATGGGATTGGAAAAACGAGTTTTACAAGCACGAGAAGCTCTTTTGGATGAAACAAATGAACTTgttgaagaaacgaaaataccaTCAAGAGGACATCATCTTAATGCTAGTTCTTATAGTTTGAGTAGTTTATTTAGCGTGGGCTCGGTCAGTTCACGAGCAGGAAGTGCAAGATGGGGACGAGGAACGAAAGGACCTACATGGCAACCACCATTGCCAATTCAAGTACTTTACGATTTACTTTTGGCCCCGTTCGAAGACCTTTTACCACCTGCAAGGAAGGAATTAATCATGGTAGTGGAGAAGTCATTGTATTTGGCACCACTTCCGGCTTTACAATCAAACCCTGGAGAAGATTATTTATGCGAAAGATTTTCTCTACTAGTTGTACCATCTCTTGCAGCCTTAAGAAAACGGTCAAAGACTCCTATGCCAGAAGGTGGTGCAACAGTAGCTGCATTAGTTGCAGGAAATCCTGTACTTCCTGAAGAAATTAGAGAAGAATATGGATGGTCTGAAAGTGTAGCTTCCACTGAAACGGAATCCGAGATTGTTGCTGAATTACTAGAGGCCCGTGCATTAACTG GGGCGGAAGCAACTAGATTGGCTGTTTTAAGATCTTTACCTGATGCAGAATGTGTACACTTGACAGTACCAGTTTTTTGGAATTCTAGCAGTTTAGTATTAACTGCTGATCAGTGTGAAGAACCCTCTGAAAGACCAGAGTATTTGTTAAGTTACTCAGATATTTCAAAATTGAGAATAGCTGCTCGCTTAGTTGTAATATCAAGTGGTCACTGTTGGAGTAGCACAGAAAATACAACTGCTACATCAGATGGTGTGCAAAATTTAGCTAAAGCTTTGTTAAATGCGGGAGCACAATGTGTACTTATAGGAATGTGGGCTGTTCCACCCACAGCTGGCAGCATTTTATTACGAGCATTTTATAGTGCTATGTTACAAGGTGCTAGAGCATCAAGAGCATTAGCAGAAGCCATGCAAACAGTTCAGCATACAAGACACTTTGCACATCCTGCAAATTGGGCTGGTTGGCTACTTGTTGGAGGAGATGCCAGATTATCAAACAAA GTCGCTTTAATGGGACAAGCGCTTGCTGAACTACTACGCGGTGGTCCTGAACAAAGTCGTGACGCTCTACGCGTAACGCTTCATTTAGTAGAAAAGTCATTACAACGAATACACCGTGGACAAAAAAATGCTATGTATACAACTCAGCGTAGTATTGAAAATAAAGTGGGAGCAGCTACCGGTTGGCGAGAATTATTAATGTCAGTAGGATTTAGATTTGAACCAGCTGGAAACGGAATACCGTCCTCCGTATTTTTCCCGCAAAGTGATCCCGAAGAAAGATTAACAAGATGTAGTGCAAGTTTGCAAGCATTGCTAGGATTAGGACCATCATCATTACATGCGCTTGCTCGATTGTTACAG gCACCAGAAGCTGCAGAAGATGTTATTGCAGCAATGAGAAGAGCCAGTTGTGCAACAGAAGGTCAAGAGGTTACATTACCTGTACAGGTATGGAGAGCATCAGGTTCTCACGAATTGTTTGCAAGTTTAGGTTTTGACCTCATGGAAGTTGGTCAATCAGAAGTCACATTAAGAACAGGAAAACAAGCATCACGAAGAGCTGTTCAATTTGCTCTACAAGCTCTTCTTGCCTTGTTTG ATACACAAGAAGCACCTAAAAGTCTAAGTTTAGATTCTAGTAGTTCAATGGAAAGCCTAGCTTCTGTTGCTCATACTGAAAAGAATGTCATAGAACGACCTCGATTAGGAGGTGCATTTGCAAATTATGTTCGACATCGAGGTGAACCAGATGGAAAAACTATGGAACCACCAAATGTTCCAATTTCAACATCTCGACAACCATGTCAAAATGGAGGAG GTGAATCGGACGTTGCCTTCACTCCCAGCCCACCTGTAGCACTTAATTTAAATCACCAAACACATATTAGAAATCTTTATCCTGATCAAAGTATAAGACCTGGATCTAGTTCAAGTAGTTCGGTAACAGATTGGGATAATGGTCATGCAACAGTTTTAAGACGACAACCACTACCACCTTTACCAGCAACTATTCTAGAAAGACTAAGTGTCAGAACAGAAATTGGATCTAATTCTCCGAGGAAACCTCGACATCCTACGACAACTGAAGATATTTGTTCTCAGTCCGATTCTACGCAACCCGCAGAAACACATAAtcaaaatttaaggaatgtagcCACATCTCTTACAAGCCTCACACGTGAATTAACACCTACAATATCAGAGGTATATCATGAGCGAAATTTGGGATTAGGATTAGCACCATCCTTATCAAAATTACTAGAAGAAGTAGGTTCTGTTCCTGAAAACGAAGAAACTCAATCAACACGAGTAAATCATAATCAAACTCAAAATTGGATACAAAATGAATCTGAATTATGTCGAAGGGATGAGGCAGATGGTAGATCTATTGCTGAATCACAATGCAGTGCTACCAGCTCTAACAAAATACATCGAAAAGCACCTCCTCCTCCAGTAtag